Proteins encoded in a region of the Eschrichtius robustus isolate mEscRob2 chromosome 16, mEscRob2.pri, whole genome shotgun sequence genome:
- the ZSWIM1 gene encoding zinc finger SWIM domain-containing protein 1 codes for MSPMALTMLNELLIEDPSPPLLLYQLSKTAQLDALNYQSCFMQGVFAHFPEILFIHRTYNPRGKVLYTFLVDGPRVQLEGHLARAVYFAIPAKEDAEGLAQMFQVFKKFNPAWERVCTILVDPHFLLLPTLAMEFPTAEVLLSAFHICKFLQGKFYQLSLEQPVERVLLTSLQSTMCSATAGNLRKLYTLLSTCIPPAQLPELHSHWLLNDRIWLAHRWRSRAESSHYFQGLEVTAHVLSQFFGTTPSVEKGMTALLQYLQQNSGDKASFSLGLSPPNNHPPSDGGPESPNVEQLVEARIQHSLNAICTGPAAQLCLGELAVVQKSMHLIGSGSEKVNIQILEDTHRVQPQTPASCSCYFNQAFRLPCRHILTMLSARRQVLQPDMLPAGWTAGCAGSLGDIVGSKWSDTLDKHLAVALLTEEVGQLLQHCSQEEFERRYSTLRELADSWIGPYEQVQL; via the coding sequence TCAACTATCAAAGCTGCTTTATGCAGGgggtctttgcccattttcctgAAATCTTATTTATCCACCGGACCTATAACCCAAGGGGCAAGGTGTTATATACCTTCCTGGTGGATGGACCTCGGGTGCAGCTGGAGGGTCACCTTGCCCGGGCAGTCTACTTCGCCATTCCTGCCAAGGAGGATGCTGAAGGCTTGGCCCAGATGTTCCAGGTATTCAAGAAGTTTAACCCAGCATGGGAGAGAGTCTGTACCATCCTGGTGGATCCCCACTTCCTCCTGCTGCCCACCCTCGCTATGGAGTTCCCCACAGCTGAGGTCCTGCTCTCAGCCTTCCACATCTGTAAGTTCCTCCAGGGCAAGTTCTATCAACTCTCCCTCGAACAGCCTGTGGAGAGGGTCCTCCTGACCTCCCTGCAGAGCACGATGTGCTCGGCCACAGCTGGAAACTTGAGGAAGTTGTATACACTCCTGAGCACCTGCATCCCGCCGGCCCAGCTGCCGGAGCTCCACTCACACTGGCTGCTCAACGACCGCATCTGGCTGGCCCACCGCTGGAGAAGCCGAGCCGAGAGCAGCCACTACTTCCAGGGCCTGGAGGTCACCGCCCACGTCCTCAGCCAGTTCTTTGGCACcaccccatctgtggaaaaaggCATGACCGCCCTGCTCCAATACCTGCAGCAGAACTCGGGAGACAAGGCGAGTTTCAGCCTGGGCCTGAGTCCCCCGAACAATCATCCCCCTTCGGATGGCGGCCCCGAAAGCCCCAACGTGGAACAGTTGGTAGAAGCCCGCATCCAACACTCCCTTAATGCCATCTGCACGGGGCCGGCCGCCCAGCTCTGCCTGGGCGAGCTTGCCGTGGTCCAGAAATCCATGCACCTCATCGGCTCTGGTTCCGAAAAGGTGAACATACAGATCCTGGAGGACACCCATAGGGTGCAGCCCCAGACCCCGGCCAGctgcagctgctactttaaccagGCCTTCCGTCTGCCCTGCCGCCACATCCTCACCATGCTCAGTGCCCGCCGCCAGGTGCTCCAGCCAGACATGCTGCCAGCTGGGTGGACGGCAGGCTGTGCTGGCAGCCTCGGTGACATCGTGGGCAGCAAGTGGAGTGACACCCTGGATAAGCACTTGGCCGTGGCGCTCCTCACAGAGGAGGTGGGTCAGCTCCTGCAGCACTGCAGTCAGGAGGAGTTTGAACGGCGGTACAGCACCCTGCGCGAGCTGGCCGACAGCTGGATCGGCCCTTATGAGCAGGTCCAACTCTGA